The window AGCTTTTTCCACCACGTCCCTGGAAGCCCCAAGAAAATAGAGGCCCCAGTCCTTTTTCTCGGCGAGTTCGAGTATGCGGTAAACCAGGTCTATCCCGGTCACCCGGCCGGGGAAAGGGGTCCCCAGAAGGCGGCCCGCCAGGACAACGCCCGCCCCATCCGCCGTGACCAGGTCGGCCTTGTCCAGCACGGCATGAAAATCCTTGTCTATGTAAGCCCTGTAAATGATCTCGGCGTTGGCCGTGACGATCTGCCGGGGCTTTCCCTGCTCCACCATGACGCCTATCCATTCCACAACCTCTTCCATGGACATCCGGGCCACCCGGACCCCCAGGATGGAAACGGTCTCGATCTTCATAGACGTTTAACTCCTTTAAATTGTTCCTCAAGGGACTTTCGGAGTTTTTCGGGCGCCGGCTTGCGCAACCGGTTCCTTAATTATATTACCCTCGCACGCGGCAGGGCAAACACCAATTAGGCAACTGCAAACTAAAATGCGCTGTTATGAGGGCTGTTTTGGGGAATTTCCGCCGTTTCTTTCGTTATTGCTCCGGCCTAGCCCGTTTTTTTCCCGTAGATTTTTTCCAGCAGGGCGGTAAGGGCTTTTTCGTCGGCTATCCAGTAGCTCGCACCGTAGTTTATGTCATCGGCCTGTCCCGGGACGATGAACGCTTCGAGCTTTATTTCTTTCACATCGCGGAACCTGTTGGCCAGGGCGATCATTTTCTGCACCGGCATGTCGGTCTTCACCTGTTTGTTCAGTTCCTCCAGCAGGTCCGGTATTTTCCATATTGTGGAGAAGGTCAGGGCCTGGTCGGCCAAGGCCCGGAAAAACTTCTGCTGCCGCTCTATGCGGCCGATGTCGCCATGCCCGTCGCCGCGCCAGCGCACGTATGAAAGGGCATCCCGGCCGTCCAGTTTCTGCAGGCCGGCCTTCAGGTCGATCCCCTCTTCCGGCAAATACATCCTCTCTTCCACGTTGATGGTGATCCCGCCGAGGATGTCGATGATGCTGCTGAAACCCGCAAAGTTGGTCTCCACGTAATAGTGGACCGGGAGGTCGAGAAATTTTTCCACGGTTTTGACCGTCAGCTCGGCCCCTTCCACGGCGTGGGCGTAGTTGATCTTGCGGGTAACCCCCTTGCCCGGTATGTCCACCCTGGTGTCGCGGGGTATGGAAAGGAGGTGGATCGCTTTTTCCTTTATGTTGATGGAAGCCAGGATGATCGTGTCCGCCCGGGCCGGCTCGTTTTCCCGCTGGTCTATGCCCAGGAGCAGGATGTTCAAAATATCCTGCGAACTGTAGAGGGGCTGCTCTTCGCCTTTTTTATCGGGAGGCACGAGGGGATCGAACAGGAGCCGCGCGCCCCAGAAACCCAGGCACGCGCAGAGCAGGAAAAGTGCGGCTGCCAGGACCAGGCCTGCCGGGGTTAAACCCGATCTTTTCCTGCGGGCCAGGCGCGGCAGGTTTATTTCTTTTTCTGTTTCCATCTTTTACCTCCACCGGTTGCGCCGGCCGCCGCCCGCCTGCCGCTGCCTGTAAAAATTTTTTAATAGAAAGCGGAAACCGGAAGGCGGCAAGCGAAAATCATTTTCTCGCCACCTGAGCGGTGCTAAGAGGTATGGCCAGGAGTTCCCGGAGAGCGGGCATGTCCGGCTCCCAGTACCAGAGCCCGTCGATTTTCTTGTTTTCGCCGGGCAGCACGCAGGTGGAAATGCCCTTTTCCAGCACCTCGGGAGCGATGCGGGCTAAGGCGCCCATTTCCTTGACCGTCAGGTCGGTTTTCACGTCTTTCTGGAATATGGAAATGAACTGGGGCAGCTTTGCCAGGTTCTGGGCCTTCAGCACCTTTTCCGCAAGCAGGGTGATCACCTGCTGCTGCCTTTTTACGCGCCCGATGTCCCCTTCGCTGGTCCCCCGAAAGCGCGTGTAAGCCAGGACCTGCTCGCCGTTCAAGTGCTGCCTGCCGGGCTGCAGGTCAATCCCTTCCAGGGGCACGTACATCCGCACCGGCACGTCCACTTCGATGCCGCCCAATTCATCCACCAGTTTGACCAGGCTTTTGAAATCCGCGAGCACGTAGCGGTCTATCTCCACGTCCAAAAAATCGGAGAGGGTCTTTTTGGTGAGTTCCACGCCGCCGTATGCGTAGGCGGCATTGACCTTGTCCCAGGAGCCCTTGATCCTGACCCTGGTATCGCGCGGTATGGAAAGGAGCTGGGCTTCTTTTTTCTCCCCGTCCAGGGAAGCCAGAATGATCGTGTCGGCCCGGTCGTTAACTCCCTGCCGCCCGTCGAGACCCAGCACCAGGACGTTAAACCGGTCAAACTCCGGTTTCGCGCCGCTTTCGCCGCCCTGGCCCCTTTTTTCAGACAGGGTTTTGGGGTAGGGGAGCCGGAAATACCTGTCGAAGGCCAAATAACCCAGGCACAGGACGGCCGCCAGGACGACAGCCGTCTTAAACAGTGTTGATTTGCGCATGTTTTACCACCTTATTTTCGCTTTAAGAGGCACAAAGGGAACCGGGTTAAGTTAACCGGATGCAACGGGTATGAGATGTATAGAATCGCTGCCGGAATCAGCGGAACACGGCAGCGGTCTTGCTCTCCGGGTCCCATTCCAAAGAGGCCCCCATGTGCTCGCCGATAAAGCGGAGAGGCACCATGGTCCGCCCGCCGGCAATGAACGGGGCGGCGTCCAGGGAAACGTTTTTCCCGTTGGCGAGGGCCGTTTTCCGGTCAATAAACAGCTCTATGGTGGTATCGTCCAGTGAGCAGGTAACCCGGCGGGACTTTTCATCCCAGGAAAAAAGCGCGCCGAAGGCTTCCCCGACGAAGCGCAGGGGAACCATCGTCCGGCCGTTGACGATAACCGGCGCCACGTCCAGGCCAACCGGCCGGCCGTCGATGGAGGCGCTCGCCTGGCCGATGACAATCCTTATTTCCGTCATCAGCCGGCTTCTCATTTCCTTTACGTCACGCTGCATCTGGGCAAAAGAAGCCTGCAGCGCTTTTATCCGCTCCTCGAGCGGGCTGGTGGCCGTTATCAGCCAGTTGTCAAAATAGTGTTTCGTCATGAGCTGCTCCTGGGCCAGAAGGGGAAGGGCCAAGAGCAGCAAGGCCAGGAAAACGGCGACGGCTGGGCTTTTTTTCATGACCGCTCCTTAAATCGTCTGGTTATAAAAATATTAACGGCGGTAACAGGAACTATTCTACACGTAAAAGCTTAATCCTGCAAGTCTACCGCTGGTAATTTCCCCTTGCCGGCAGGGCGGCGATTACCTGTTCACGATAAAATTGTAAGTAAAAACCAGTTTTGATGGTAATATTTATAATTCGGTGATAAATTGTTCTTATTACAAAAAAATATCTTAACATTTTCTTATTTTTCTACTATAATATAGAAAAGGCACCTATCTTCCGGGAAAAATTTCGCAGAACTGAGCCAGAAACGAGGTGGATTCTTTGACAGAAAACCAGCTTAATCTTTTATTGTCCGAACGCGAGCGCCTGCTCAACGCATGGCGCACGGCAGACGGGGCCGACAGGATGGCTATTTTGACGCGCATCGAAGATATAGACGAGCAGCTCAATCACGCCGGCAACAGGCCGGTAACCCGCAGGATTTTACCGCGCCGCTTTTACAGGAGATAAGTGGAACAAAAAAATGAGAGCAGGGTTAACTGCTCTTTTTTTTGTGCTTTTGCGCCGTCATTTTATTTGCTTTCGCCCGCTTGTTCTTTCAGCTGCCTGTACAGCATATCGGCCAAGCCCAGGCTGTCGCGCGAGCCGGCAATCAGGCTGCTGTAGGATTCATCCAGCATGTCGCGGTACATTTTGGCGGCGGAGCTTTCCGGCAGCAGGCCGCCCTGCGGGATGGCCGACCGCATCTGCCTTAACATGAGGTGAATGAACACGGCCTCGATGTCCCGGCAGGCCTCTTTCAGTTTTTTATCGTCTTTTTCTTGCTGGACCTGCCTGATTATTCTTTGAAAGTCGCCGCTCTCCTTTTCCCGCACGCCCGTTTCAATGCTCGCGGCGGCAGGAGAGCTTCCGGCAAGTGAGTTGATCATCATCCGCTCTCGCCTCCCCGTTAGCGCTTCAGGTTGTTGGTCAGGCCCATGATGTCGTCGGAGGTCTGGATCGATTTGGAATTGATCTCGTAGGCCCGCTGGGCGATGATCATTTTAACAAGTTCTTCCACGATTTTTACGTTGGACGACTCCAGGAAACCGGAGCGCAAAAAGCCCATGCCCGGATCGGCGGGACTGCCCACGACCGCCTTCCCGCACACTTCATTGGCCACGTAGGTGGTGCCGCCCACCGATTCCAGCGCCGCCGGGTTGGGGAAGGTCGCCAGTTCGATCACCGGCGCGGCCGCATTATCGGCGCCCACCTTTTCGGTGGAAACTATCCCGTCCAGGCTGATGCTCACGGTGTTGGTATCGGTGTCGGGCTTAATGTACTTCATTTGTTTCCCTTCGACCTGCAGGGAACCCTCCGCGTTTGTGTTGCCTTTTGAGGAGAGCAGCGGGTAGCCGCTGGAATTCACCAGGTAACCCCTGCTGTCGATGCGGAAAGTCCCGCCCCGCGTGTAGCCGACCCTGCCGCCGGGGAGTTCGACCATGAAGAATCCCCTCCCCTCAATGCAGAGGTCCAGCGGGTTTTCCGTCTCCTGGGGGTTTCCTTGCGAAAAGTCGTTGATGGTGCAGGCGGCTCTCACGCCGCACCCCACTTCCAGGCCGTTCGGATTGAAAAAACCGCTTTCCGAGGCAACCGCCGGCCTTATGGTCTGGTAAAGCAGCGACTGGAAATCCACCCTGCTTTTTTTGAAGCCAATCGTATTGACGTTGGCCAGGTTATTGGCGATAACGTCGATGTTCAGCTGCTGCGCCTGCATTCCCGAACTGGCGATAAAAAGCGCGCGCATCATTTCTTGCTTGCCTCCCTCCCTTAAGTATTGATTTGGTGGTTGATGGTTTTTTGTCAGGCAGTCGCTGTAACGGTTTCCTCTGTCGGTCGGAAACCGGGAGGCCTCTGGCATGCAGTCCGGCCTCTTACACGCGGGCTATTTCGTTGACCGCTTTTTCCAGCGCGGCGTCATGGGTCTGGATCACCTTCAGGTTGGTCTCGTAGGCCCGCATAACCTCAATCATGTTCATCATTTCGGTGATCGGGTCGGCATTGCTGCCCTCAAGGAAGCCCTGCATGATTTCAGCTTTAACTTCCTGGGGGTCTTCGCCGCGAAAAAGGGAAGAGCCTTCTTTGGCCATATTCTTGACGGCCACTACGCGCAGGCGGTCCGTTATTTTCCCCTCGCACAGCACGTCGCCCTGCGCGCTGACCGTAAACTGCCCGCCTTTTACGGAGATTTCCCCCTTTTCGCCCATGACCGGGTACCCGTCCGTTGTCGCCAGA is drawn from Peptococcaceae bacterium and contains these coding sequences:
- a CDS encoding LCP family protein, with amino-acid sequence MRKSTLFKTAVVLAAVLCLGYLAFDRYFRLPYPKTLSEKRGQGGESGAKPEFDRFNVLVLGLDGRQGVNDRADTIILASLDGEKKEAQLLSIPRDTRVRIKGSWDKVNAAYAYGGVELTKKTLSDFLDVEIDRYVLADFKSLVKLVDELGGIEVDVPVRMYVPLEGIDLQPGRQHLNGEQVLAYTRFRGTSEGDIGRVKRQQQVITLLAEKVLKAQNLAKLPQFISIFQKDVKTDLTVKEMGALARIAPEVLEKGISTCVLPGENKKIDGLWYWEPDMPALRELLAIPLSTAQVARK
- a CDS encoding copper amine oxidase N-terminal domain-containing protein — protein: MKKSPAVAVFLALLLLALPLLAQEQLMTKHYFDNWLITATSPLEERIKALQASFAQMQRDVKEMRSRLMTEIRIVIGQASASIDGRPVGLDVAPVIVNGRTMVPLRFVGEAFGALFSWDEKSRRVTCSLDDTTIELFIDRKTALANGKNVSLDAAPFIAGGRTMVPLRFIGEHMGASLEWDPESKTAAVFR
- the flgG gene encoding flagellar basal-body rod protein FlgG; the protein is MMRALFIASSGMQAQQLNIDVIANNLANVNTIGFKKSRVDFQSLLYQTIRPAVASESGFFNPNGLEVGCGVRAACTINDFSQGNPQETENPLDLCIEGRGFFMVELPGGRVGYTRGGTFRIDSRGYLVNSSGYPLLSSKGNTNAEGSLQVEGKQMKYIKPDTDTNTVSISLDGIVSTEKVGADNAAAPVIELATFPNPAALESVGGTTYVANEVCGKAVVGSPADPGMGFLRSGFLESSNVKIVEELVKMIIAQRAYEINSKSIQTSDDIMGLTNNLKR
- a CDS encoding LCP family protein, with amino-acid sequence METEKEINLPRLARRKRSGLTPAGLVLAAALFLLCACLGFWGARLLFDPLVPPDKKGEEQPLYSSQDILNILLLGIDQRENEPARADTIILASINIKEKAIHLLSIPRDTRVDIPGKGVTRKINYAHAVEGAELTVKTVEKFLDLPVHYYVETNFAGFSSIIDILGGITINVEERMYLPEEGIDLKAGLQKLDGRDALSYVRWRGDGHGDIGRIERQQKFFRALADQALTFSTIWKIPDLLEELNKQVKTDMPVQKMIALANRFRDVKEIKLEAFIVPGQADDINYGASYWIADEKALTALLEKIYGKKTG
- a CDS encoding rod-binding protein: MMINSLAGSSPAAASIETGVREKESGDFQRIIRQVQQEKDDKKLKEACRDIEAVFIHLMLRQMRSAIPQGGLLPESSAAKMYRDMLDESYSSLIAGSRDSLGLADMLYRQLKEQAGESK